The sequence TTGgtaggggtatggagagagtGTTTACAACTTGAAACAGGGAAAAATTAATGTGAACATTTTTGCCTTAAAGAACacagtaattaaaaataattttggtaaaataacTTGCAACATCAATTATTTTGCTTCAGAAGCCATAGGTTGTGAGCTTGCATTATTGGATTAGACCATTTCATTTCTGTTGTCAATAGTTGGCCAGGTACATGAGAACTGCTGAAAGCTGAAATTATCTGGAAACTTTTAGTCAAGAATTCAGTAACAATCTTTGGCTAAAGATTGTGTGATCTATCACTTAAAAATAGTTAACTTATTATCCGATctccttaaatttttttaattgttttgaaatttgatttttttaattgttttgaaatttgaagtaACGAACGACGTGTCATACTGTCATGTGATGAGTGTGCAACTAACtggattcaaaactcattaatagatgtcgccagtgtcgCCCTTGTTGTTCTTATATCGTGAAACGAGGCgaaatgggcgaaacaaattgttgctgaTGTAATTTCAAATACCGAATTTAACTCCATATCTAATGTAGGTTCAACtgtcttatttttatgttattctaacttatttcttcaaattctagctGCATattgtcagtcattccaacaagttgactagtagcgctcagtcaatttccatccattagatcctcatgctgtcaaaagcatAAAACATATGTTTGAAGCCCACACATAGAGGAATACAAATGTATCaagataaggtatttccccatgACTGCTAAGTGCTACTagaccattacaattcagattttcataaAACACGGAGGAAGGTATTCTTGCTTATgaaccataggatcttttctgaatcttgaAAGTTTGGTGGCGTACCCTGAAACATCATGTTTATTGTTATGGCTGTTTTTACTTTGgtttagaaggcaacccagctaagagttaggtagagttttatttcttacaggtaaatttgtgtaaatttgtaaatgacATATTTGTTAAATCCTTGTCCAATTGCTGCTTCGAGTTTCAGTGGCATGAAGAGTGTAAAGTGAATAACCCGCCATGTGTATGTACATGTACCAGATCTGTACATGAAAACATATATGTACATGAGTACAGATATATAATAGGAaaccattttatttaaaaatccatATAgccaataataattttatcttttccaACAGATTATGTGCAAACTCGAATGTTACGAATTTCGTTTTGGGGTGAATGGATGAGTTGGCGGTGGTTGCCGTTACTGGCCTTGATATAACTTTGGAAGTATAGCTCTGGACTCTAGGTAACCCTCACTCATACTCGAGGTAACCTGGAAGTCAACGTATATGTGAGGAGTTTTAGATTCGTTACATTTTTTGCATGTCTTCGTTGTGTTTTTTGCATGCAAGTCGACCAGTATGTCCAGTCAGCATGAAGGTCACGAgaaacattacgtaaaactggcatgcggtggtgtagaggttgggtgagaatgacacgtgtttcatcattatcaaagcaggtacaatagccgcaagggtaagctatttggtattcattttgatattagtttttgtagacccatcccccgCAACgtcacctgcagaaggaaaggcaagTTTGCATTTCAATCGAAGGTCATGGAAATCATTaagtaaaacgtgtcatgcagtggtgtagaggttgggtgagaacgggacgttttgcatcattatcaagaaggtaaaataaccgcaaggcttaagaggaggggtgagaaaaagtcgtataagAGGCGAGGGAAAAGTCGACAGGGATCAGTCGAGCGAGTATCTCCGACAAGGTAACAGCTACACTGCACTATCTGCCATCAGCTGCATTCTTCATCGTACTATCAGTTCTCAATCATgggaaaattttctgtttgtcgTATTTAGGTGTgtatcaatttcaattttttttttctatatgctTCTATTCAGTTATTGTTGAATGGTAATGTTTGAATTCAGCAACTGTCTAGTAAACTATGCTGTCGTACTGTTGTTGGGTGTTgtgtcgttgatggctggttcagccactggtgtaccgatgtctcctgggtatggcggataccaaagCACTACACTGCCGCCTCACTAAACAACTTACGACACAACCAGTTGCTACACCGATGCTCCCAAGTACTTCACCACCatgctgccccgagctactacacaaAATCCCCGCAATTTTATTCTTCCCCGAGCTACAGTACTGAAGGgtagagtactacaccgaggctcctcaacactacaccaccaaggcacagGAGTTCTACACCACTAcatatcatgggtaaatattctgttacgtCGAGTTTTGATATGCCAACTGCTAAAtatacaaattatttattgtcttAGTCGtatgaaaggagagaaaagatgaaaGATTTCAGCAGCCGATTGAGCATCTCCGTTACGGCAACAGGAACTGCCGTGCACTATTTGTCATCAACTTCATTCTTCGTCGgattaaaagttttaaataaaggtaaaaaattttccaTAGAGTTGTGAATCAACtctacttttttctatttgttaatatACCAGTACCataattgaaaatgttacaATTATTAATCGTCTAGtaaactatggcgtcgtgctgctgttgttgggtgttgtatcgttgatggctagGTCTACCAAtagtgtaccgatgtctcctgggtatggcgggtACCAAAGCACAACACTGCCGTGCCGTCTTACTATTAAGGATCAACTTCCGCTGCTCCAgcttactacactgaggctctCAAGTGCTACTCCATCAAGGCTCCAGATTATTACACCACAGCTCATGTTGCCTCAAGCTACTACGCTGAATGCCCGAAGTATTTGTCTTCCCCGAGCTACACTACCAAAGGGTCGAGAACTACGTCTAGGCTCACAAGTACTACatcaccaaggcaccggagtacaaAAACGGTCGAATACTACACAGAAGTGATCAtgggtgaatatttttttatttttcatggaaATGTGAATTAActctattctttttctaataGCCAATatgctagttttttttttatattaatgttcaaattatttgtttggtaCACTATGGCGTTGTTCTATTGTGAATGTTGCAACAGTGATGGCTGGTTCGACCACTGGTGTGACGACTTCTCTTGGGTATGATGGGCGTGAACATTCCGCAACAACCggttactacactgaggcccTCAAgtgctacaccaccaaggctccaaaACATTACACCATAACTTATGCTCCCCGATGTAACTACGCAGAAGCTCCGAAATATTTGTCTACCAACCTACGATGTTCCAACTAGCTATAAAAATTCTGCCATGTACTATTCTgttcccagctactacaccgaggattGTCACACCACTGAAGCGTCCATGTACTGCACTACAACCTACGTTGCTCCAGcttacaccacgaaggcagcggagtactacaccacga comes from Daphnia pulicaria isolate SC F1-1A chromosome 11, SC_F0-13Bv2, whole genome shotgun sequence and encodes:
- the LOC124315599 gene encoding uncharacterized protein LOC124315599, whose amino-acid sequence is MLPRATTQNPRNFILPRATVLKGRVLHRGSSTLHHQGTGVLHHYISWSYERREKMKDFSSRLSISVTATGTAVHYLSSTSFFVGLKVLNKVNYGVVLLLLGVVSLMARSTNSVPMSPGYGGYQSTTLPCRLTIKDQLPLLQLTTLRLSSATPSRLQIITPQLMLPQATTLNARSICLPRATLPKGRELRLGSQVLHHQGTGVQKRSNTTQK